The segment GCGTTTATGCTATAAGACGCTACGACCATGGTTTAACGGTGCTGCTGTTCTCCTTGAAGCTCTTCATCCTCTTCCTGTTCCCGAAAAGAGGAAATCCGGGCTTCTGCACCGTCAGCCAGCCAGGATTGCTGCTTCTGGCTCCAGTCCTGCAGCTCGGAGATCATCCCCTGAGCCCGGTCTGTCATCACGCCAATCCAGGAAATGCCCTGTTCGCCCAGCTTTTCAGCGGTTTCCTGCACTTTATCTCCAGCAAGGCGCGCGCCGTCGGCAAGGCTCTCTCTAAGCTCCCGGCCAGATTTCGGTGTCAGCAGCAGGGCCGTTACAGACCCGGCAATGCTTCCGATAAGTGCTCCCCACAGCAAACCTTTGCTTTTTTCGTTCATTGTGCATCTCTCCTTTGATCTTTACTCAGCCTGCCCGCCGCCGGTCCGGGGAGACCGTCGATGCCATGCATGCCAGAACGAAACCCCGATGTCCAGCCAGCGAAACAGCTCTCCGAGCTGCTTCTCATTGTCCAGTCGAGCCTGCTCCAAGTGCTGAGCGGCAGACTGGGCAGCCTTCTGGCTGACTCTGGACACACCAATTACCGCTTCTGAAGCGGAATGGACCGCACCTTTCACCTGGACAACCATGGATTCTGCTGCAGCCAGCTGCCGCTCTACGTGCCCCAGCGAACGAGATGCCTGTTCCATAACCTGTGACGTCTGCTCTGATAGCGCTGCGTACTGCTCTTCCATGGTTCTTAGCACAGCTTCCGCTCGAAGCAGCATGTTCCGGATCAGAAACCCTATGGTAATCGCCGCTGCGGCAATGATCCAGATCCCTGCTGCCGCGGCCACAATGCCCCACTCCTGCATACCTGCCTCTCCCCTTCCTTCCGGCTGACCGGGCGAATGCCTAGTCGCATGCTGCATTATAAGCAGCCAGGGCCTGGCCTGACACTGTTTGCACGAAAAAAAAGCCCTCCACACGATTCATCGTGTAAAAGGCTCTATGACGCTTCCTGTGGGCGCTACAGCTCCCGCTCTAAATATCCCCTGACTTCAGACGCAAAGGTCTCCAGCAGGCCAGGCAGACTCTCTGTCAATGGGTGCAGCGCAAAGCGGTCCCAGTCGTAATACTCCTGAACCAGCGGCCGGCGCAGCCGGACAAGCTCGATGAAGGCATCATAGACGGGCTTGGACATGACCTTCTCTTCGTGGATGATATCCATAATGTCCTCATAGCTGCTGGCATCGCGCATAATAAAGCCGTCAATCAGATAGCTGCCGACATCGGTAACGACCTCGATCGCCAAATGGAGCGCACGCTCCTGAATAAACCCGCAGGCCACTGTCGGCTTCCAGGCAGCAGCAGCCTCCCTCATACCTTCTGCAATATGAGGTATCGCATTCAGACGACGTTCAATTTGATCCTGGTTTACGTAATACAAGCCATCACCGCCTAAACTTCGAAATCGACAGCGAGGGTATGATCCTTCACTTCGTTAATATATTGAATCACTTCCTGATGAGCGGGGTGCACCTGATACGCCTGAAGCTCCTCCAGGGAATCCACTTCCACGATCAAGGCCAGGTCGTAAGAGCGCTCCGAGCGCACAACGTCTGCCCCTGCCTCCAGCGAGCGGAGCTGGGGAATTTGTCCGTCCATATTTTTGAGCACCTGGACTGTGCGCTCAATGTTCTCAGCAGTCGGTTCTTTCAGCTTGAAAAATACGATGTGTTTAATCAAAAGTCATTCCTCCGTCACAGGATGATAGGTACTCTTTCTGTTCTATCATACCCTGCCCGGCTCAAAAAAGAAATGAACGGCTTGTGCCGTTTAGACACGTTTTACAGATGTAAACCGTACACTGCACCGCCTTTTTAAAGAGCATACAGTATAACTTCACAGCAAGCTGGAAACAAATGATAGAAACAGCCTATTGAAAGTTGGTTGTCGAATAATGTAGTATTGTGGTAAAAAAAGTCGGAGGAATTATGCCTACACAACCACAGCAAGAAAAACACTCCATCGAGGCGTGGTCCCTGATCAACCGTAAATACCTGGGTAAAGGCGTGCGCGTAAAGCGATTCCGCAGACCTACCCGGTGTCAGATCCGTAACCGTGTCCTGCTTGCCATCCTGATGGCCAATGATATCAAGCTCTCCCAGCTGGCAGAGGAGCTCGGCGTTTCTTCACGCAGCGTCAGTGCCTGGGTCTATGAGGGGCGTGTGCCCGGCAAAACCAATCTGGAGAAGGCTTGCAGCTATCTCGGTTATCCCCGTCATATTTTGTTTCGCGAAGAATTACTGGAAAAGTCACCCTTGATCTGTCAGCCGGAGCCTTCGCGCTTCATGAAACGGACGTTGACCCGTTCACCCGTCAGCAATCGGATTTTGACTGGCCTGTGCATGGTGCATGACCTCTCGGTCAGTGATGTCAGCCGCTGGATCGGCGTACATCCCGGCACATTCCGTAAATGGCTGCATCAGGGAACCCTGCCTTCTCCAGCGTTTCAAGAGAAAGCAGAAGCCTTTTTTCGCATCCCGCGCTCGGTACTGTTTGCCGACTGCGCACTTCAAGGAGATCTTCGAACCAAAGCTCAGCCGTAACGGCAAAAATAGGGACCCTTCTTTAAGATCCTGGATCTTTAGAATGGTCCCTGTTCTTGCAGGGAATACCATCTCCATAGCCTTGGATAAACGGAGGGATAAGATGGATAAGGATATCGGCACGGCGCTGGGACTATTGGGAGGCACGACGCTTGGAAGCGGGATCGGCTTTCTAATGGGCTGGCATTCCTATGATCTGATATGGAGTGTAATTTTGGGAGGCTTGCTTGGCATGCTGAGCGGCCTGGTGACGGCAATACGCTGGCGTGCTGGCAGCAAGACCTCTCCGTGAACTGCAGAACGCCGCAGGTGAATTTCTCCCTGCGGCTTCTTTTTTGTTACAATGTGTACATAATGCACAAAACAGGAGGTGGAGCAGGATTGAATATGAATCAAAGCCCGGCCGAAGATACATTTGCCAGTGAAAGTATTCTGGTCTGTGTCAGCTACGGGCCGAGCTCAGAGCGTCTGATCCGCCGCGGAGCCAAGCTCGCGCAGGCCTTTCAGGCGCCACTGACGATCTTGACGGTAGGCGTCCAGGATGAAGATACGTATCACGAAGAAAGAGATCGGAACATGGCCTTGTGGACATCGCTCGCACAGCAGCTGCAAGCGGAGTTTCTGATTTCGAAGCGTCCCTCGCGGGATGCCGCAGAGGTGATCATTGAGACGGCGAGAGAAAGAAAGA is part of the Paenibacillus algicola genome and harbors:
- a CDS encoding YtxH domain-containing protein — its product is MNEKSKGLLWGALIGSIAGSVTALLLTPKSGRELRESLADGARLAGDKVQETAEKLGEQGISWIGVMTDRAQGMISELQDWSQKQQSWLADGAEARISSFREQEEDEELQGEQQHR
- a CDS encoding DUF948 domain-containing protein — its product is MQEWGIVAAAAGIWIIAAAAITIGFLIRNMLLRAEAVLRTMEEQYAALSEQTSQVMEQASRSLGHVERQLAAAESMVVQVKGAVHSASEAVIGVSRVSQKAAQSAAQHLEQARLDNEKQLGELFRWLDIGVSFWHAWHRRSPRTGGGQAE
- a CDS encoding DUF86 domain-containing protein, producing the protein MYYVNQDQIERRLNAIPHIAEGMREAAAAWKPTVACGFIQERALHLAIEVVTDVGSYLIDGFIMRDASSYEDIMDIIHEEKVMSKPVYDAFIELVRLRRPLVQEYYDWDRFALHPLTESLPGLLETFASEVRGYLEREL
- a CDS encoding Dabb family protein, translated to MIKHIVFFKLKEPTAENIERTVQVLKNMDGQIPQLRSLEAGADVVRSERSYDLALIVEVDSLEELQAYQVHPAHQEVIQYINEVKDHTLAVDFEV
- a CDS encoding helix-turn-helix domain-containing protein gives rise to the protein MPTQPQQEKHSIEAWSLINRKYLGKGVRVKRFRRPTRCQIRNRVLLAILMANDIKLSQLAEELGVSSRSVSAWVYEGRVPGKTNLEKACSYLGYPRHILFREELLEKSPLICQPEPSRFMKRTLTRSPVSNRILTGLCMVHDLSVSDVSRWIGVHPGTFRKWLHQGTLPSPAFQEKAEAFFRIPRSVLFADCALQGDLRTKAQP